AGAGCCATTCCCCACATTGTTTCAGGGTTGGGATGATTTAGAACACATTCCACATGGTCCCATAATTATTTACATGACATGATTCCATAGATTAGGAATTCCCATAATAtcactattttgattttgatggtACATTAACTTTTCCAGAGAATGATACCGCACTAAATCTCATACCATTTCTTGTAGGGCATAGGCACCCCCCAACAATAACCCAACAAACACGTTCGTCCAATTCTTGTGCCATGCATAGTCCTTAACGGGGTTCCCACATTACAAGAATCTAGTTTCATAACTTATGATTGCCGACTAATTAAATCAGATTTAGTTGAACAAATTAATgtatttcaattttcatataaGCATATAGTATAATAATTATGACACTAACATTATTAGTACATTCATTCTTCAAGAGTTATTACTGTATCAAATTAATGCCTATTATGTATGTTTTAACAATGACTTGTTCATTCCAActattgttagttaatattgtgAAATAATGGTCGAAAATGAAGCATTAAAGACGGTTGTGCATGGAAAAGGATTGACAATGAATTTGTAGCATAAAAGATGGAAGCAAAATTGCGAAACATATGGAAGATGAATCCACATTGCACATGATGATGAGAACAACTTGCGTAGTTGAATTgttcttcttttgtttctttacgAAAAAGCAGGggtctttgtatttgtattcaTCCAACTTCCAATCCTATCCATTATCCAATCAGAGACGAGGAACCATGCAAAATTTGGCAATTATGCATTCATATAACTAACCTCCACATTTAGCAAATTACTACGGAACAAGTTTCATTTAGtattaacaaaattaaccaCTACTTTATCCATATATATCTTAGTTGTTGAGATTttgcattttattattgtaaggGCAGTTAATTAGacataatttttattgaatgaTTGTTAGAGACAAAACGTACAAAGTTGTTGATGTTGCAAACAGAGTGATGAAAGcacataataattatatacaacTGTTTGTTAGCAACAAGGGTGCATGATTGCATGAAATTAAGCAAAGAAGCTTCAAGTTGAGATATATTTTctagatataaaaaaaaaaaaaaaaactatgNNNNNNNNNNNNNNNNNNNCTATGTTGTCAAAACATGCTAATTTCTTTAATTACTTTGTAGGTTGTGGTTGGTTGTGAGTTCCTGTCGAAGTTGCTCATTGAGTGTTGACTAATCAATTATTCAACCCTCATTACTCTgggtaaaatggcaagaaaaagctGTTATGTGTATTAAGTGTGTgcatattttccttttctttttctttttctttttcttttttactttcgATATTAAAAAGTGATctataaagagaaaaaagaaaaagacaccaaacaaacaagaggaaagagaagataAAATGAAGATGTACAAAAAaaagtgaatacaaaaaatagTATGAATATTATTTCTTAGTAAACTCATTCAAATGGCATGTGCACGTAGAAAATCAGTTAACAAATTAATCatgatatatttgtgtatatttaTGATATTGATTCacacattttttaattaaataatgaactatgaaaataattaaatttattatagttGAATAATCTATATATtgcattttataaaatattaaaataccaaatattacacataaaaaattcacaaataattattttaatgtgaaattaatatttaaaaattattaaataatttgataaatttaattaaatcattatctaataatttttcaccatcaattatatataaagataattGCTAGTAAATTTTCACCAACTTCacatatttttacaaaataatatttagtatCAGAAATTAGTAACCAACTTTACCAGTCCATAGGAAGTGTGGGGCCCTCCAAAATCCCTATAAATACATACACAGACTCCAACTTTTGGTAGTCCATCAACCCTGCATTTTAAGCAGAGTGACTCTGTTCCAACAATGCCATCATTGTTTTCCTCTTCTCTCCTTCAAATGCCTCCTCTTCTATTCTCTCTTATACTCTCACTCATGCTTTGTGGAATCATTGCTGATGAGTCTCCACCTTCACCTGGCTACTACCCTAGTTCCCAAGTTAGTTCTGTTGCCTTTGATCAAGCTTATAGAAACCTTTGGGGACCTCAGCACCAAAGACTAGACCAATCTGGCTCACTAACTATTTGGCTTGACTCTTACTCTGGTACATTATTAAATAATGTGCTTCAAAAGAAAATGACATGTTCATGTAGCCATGTAACAACTCTATAGCATTATTATGCTTCTTAgacattttgaattttttttgtttgaaacaGGAAGTGGATTCAAGTCAATCCGGCCGTATCGATCCGGATACTTTGGTGCTGCCATTAAGCTTCAATCTGGTTACACTGCAGGAGTGATTACATGTCTCTATGTGAGAATCATTAGTGTATAACTCTTTAATTAAGAATCGACTATACTTTCTCTATACTAAAATCAACTACCAAAGTCAGCTACCAGTACAAAATACATGTTGGAATACAAGTACACATTGATTTTAGcgactgattttagtgtacgaataacattttttattaagaatatattcagtattattaattaatttgggAATTGATGTAGCTTTCAAACAACCAAGACTACCCAGGAGACCATGATGAAGTGGACATTGAGTTCCTTGGTACCATCCCAGATAAGCAATATGTGCTGCAGACAAATGTGTTCATGCGAGGAAGCGGAGACAAGAATAATGTGATAGGAAGAGAGATGAGGTTTCACCTTTGGTTCGATCCAACACAAGATTTTCACCACTATGCTATTCTATGGACACCCACTGACATCATGTAATCTTTGTTACATATtcataacattattattattttgttattattattattaatatagatGAATTTGAATGCAGATTTTTGGTGGACGATGTTCCAATAAGGAATTACCCAAGAAAGAATGATGCAACATTCCCTGAAAGAGCAATGTACGTGTACGGATCGATATGGGACGCATCATCATGGGCCACAGAGAATGGGAAATACAAAGCTGATTACAAATACCAACCATTCATTGGAAGATACAAAGATTTCAAGCTCCAAGGTTGCACCACTCAATCCTCCTCCTCATGCCAGCCACCCTCACCTTCACCACCTGGCTACAATTCACTAAGCCCTCAACAGTATAATGCAATGCAATGGGTCCAAAACAATTACTTGGTCTATGACTATTGCCGTGATCCCACTAGAGACCATACCCTTACTCCAGAAtgctaattaattatttatactcTTCAAGGGGATGGTAATTGAGATGACCCCACCTGCTTGATTAAAGTGTAATTGCAAGGGCAGTTGAGCGTCCAAGCCACCCCCCAACATTCAAGATTGTGATGTATTTGTTGTTTCTGCCAATTGTGTGTTTCATTTCCACTATTACttattgaattaaataattcaatttGGATGCATGtaccaaaatatatatatacatcaatttgtatgctttttctaataatattttctttctatataattttagtatttattttttttaaaagtaattaaatcaatgacagatatatatatataaacaaaaattcgAATTCATGGTGTGTCATGTATAAGAGAAAAACGGACCATGTTCCCTTGAAAGTTGAAAGTAAGCCGTGTGAAAGAACCTTGAGATGGACTATGTTGCTGAATAATTGGACCCCCCAAAATAACTATATATTCAATATATAACAGAAAATGGTGGTGTTTTTATCACATAGAATTTTCTCAGATCATTATTTTGATTCTCATTACCATGCGAGTATTAGTTTAGGGGTTTTCTATATGTCATGTGATAGACTAATATCCAAGTTGAAGTGTATTTGATATTTCACGTGAACTAATATCGATCTTCCCCCTAAATGGCATCTTACACGGTTTAGTACCATGGATTTCTGTTTGATCTCGTGAATGACCAGAAACCTTACTTTGTCGTTTAATTGTGGCATTGTCAAATGTCACATGAATGGAATTAGGATACTACCATAGTTGCTGCATTTCCCCATGCCTTGTTTAAAAAGAATGATTTGGATTCATGCAACTTCATTGGCTTCACACACTTTCCATTTTGATCCTTTGACTTTGTCACGGCCTCACGGGGATACAAATACGAAGGCAATGTTTGTTTTTCtccattttctttctcatcattttttttgttagctACAGTATCTCCTAATTCGACAGGTTAAGGAATAATCTATTATGAATTTGAGATTTAAGGATCTGTCGTTGGCTAATGAATTGCTACATACACAAAGCagaattcaaattttcaatacttatttaaacCGACAAGAGAACTGATTACTCAAACGTTGATTTTctttcttataattattttgtcACCTCGTTGGGCGCTTTgattggttaattttttttatttttatgttaatgTTTTTTTTCCTATGTTAATCATCTGTGTGAAAATCCTAAACGGAAAAAAAGATGGTCTTTCTTTggacttcttttttttttgggtaaggTCTTTCTTTGGACTTTATCATATCCAATTATTCTAGACCTTCAAATAAAATTGTACTGGATTTGGATGCTAAAGATTAAAGAGATAAGGAAAATATGAAGCCCAAAACTGTAGGGTAATTGCTTCTGGACAAGGGCCTAGCCTATTGAAAAAGTTATCAGTAAGATCTCATTGAAAGGGCCATGTGTTTCTCTCATgtcagtcaccaaaaaaaaaaaaagatattgatAAGGGTCAGTCATCATTTGGTCTTCAATTTCATGAAGCAAAACCGACTTAGAGGTCAGCTCACTCTTCACTTTAAATAAGGGTCGGAATTTGAATTCTGCCTTATGCATGCAGCAATTCATTGGATAGCGACAGATTTTTAAATGGATtcttaaatggagctcaaatctttttgtatttcttaaaaattatttagagaAACAGTACTTTGAAAATTCAATTGAGTTCTTTCACCAATGAGTAAACCATGTTTTGGAAATTTTAAACAAGAAAACAGACACTTATGATTCACGGATTCACGGATTAGGATAGAAACCGAGACTGCACAACTTACTGAAGCTTTGATAGCCAATGTTACTAACATAAGTACATAACACGTTAATAGAGGCGCTCATGCAAGGAAAATAAGTTATTGGGAGTTGGTACAAAAAAGCATTTTGGTACAAGAACAAACAGAGAGAAAAAGACAATGAAAATTACATTCCATTACAGAGTGGCCAGCTAGCTTTTAAGCTTTAGCTACCTACCTATTTTTGAATGCTGACATTAAGCATTCATTCACTCATAAAACTACACTCCAATGTCACCGTTGGATTCTTTCTCCCTCAATTAAATTTCACGTCCATTCCTCACCTTACCCGTGACCACACTTATTCACTGCCTCAATCCAAATAACAACAGACGTACACATTTCAACTTCTGACAATTCATCACTTCTCagtcccaacaccaaaaaatatatatatatatatgaattcaTTTAATAATTAGTATGGTTTATTTACATcggaaaataataattatataacaatGGTTGCTTTGCCATGTCATAAAGAATAATAAACCCTCCACGTTAGCATTAACGAGCTGGACCAAAAGTCGCTACTCCATAGTTAATATCCATCCATCTACCCTCTGTGTGGTGTGGTCCCCACTGACACATAGTCAGAGACCGAATTCAAAATCGAATAGCTGTCATCCATCATCATATGCAGCCAGCAGCCAGCAATTCCAAGCTGGGAAGAACTTTAACCCGAAAGCCTTACGTGTCACTCTCCAATTCGCCGGAAACCGTAGACCTACCGTAAGACCTACCAAGCTTCTCACTCAGACTAACCAGAGTGTGCCACGTGGCATCCCCTTCCTGCACCTCCTCATTGAACATCAGGGCCCGCCTCGTTCTCGGGTCCCACAGGTTCCTCTGAATCGCCGTGAGGTTAGTCGCTGCCACGCGCTCAAGGATCCTCCCAAGCTTCCCGACGTCCCTCTCCGCCACCCTAACGGAAATATCCGGCCACCTCACGGCAGACGAAAACGGTAACCGAATACCGTCTGAGATAATTACCGGCACGCATCCCAATAAAACTGACTCAACCAGTCTGGGACTCCATGGGGCCCACCCAAGTGGACACAAACAGAAAACAGACCTCGCTATCTCTGACTGGTAACCGGCAAACCTATGCCTCTTGAGGTAAAATCTCCGGTCACCGCTGAATTTACGCCATATCACCGTCCTCACTCtcctaaaagaaacaaaaatagaaaaaaacgtCAATTCAGCAAAAGTTTTTCAGTTAAAATCCAAATGCGGCTTAATTATTGATCAATGATGGGAGTGTGGGGTCATTATTGATTGATTAATAATTACATACTTGCTGTAAAACCTTCCGCTTATGTTCTTAGGATGAATCTCCATTTTCCCTCGGAAGAACGCAAAAATGTCTCTGCGTCCGTTCGCCGGAGAATTCTTAGCAAGAGTCTTCCGTACACTTTCCGGCGACACGTATGGCGGTATGACTACATTCTCAACTTGTTGGCACGGGTGCTGGTACTCAACGCCGAACGTCTGCAACACTATTGAGTTCTTCATTATTTCCGGTATCCCATGCTGCATCGCCACATCTTCCTtcattaagaaaagaaacaagagaGTCAAGTCATTGGAActaaggaagaaagaaaatgcacGCAAAAAAATGTGTGGAGTTATTAGGTAGTTACGAGGTTGTGGAAACAAGCGCCAAAATCATGGGAAGCGACGAAGACGTGGTCGGATCCGGAGCTGCGGTTCCAGAAAGGGTGGTGTGTGGAGATGAGTTGCACCGCGGAGGAAATGAGGTTGCGGGCGTGTGAGATTGAAGGGAAGCCATTGACGGTGCTGAAGTTGCAGGAGACGTAGACTGGGACGAAGAAGAAGTCAGCTTGGTTGGGGTCAAAGGTTCGAAGGTCGCTGGTCAAGAGTGCTCTGTGAATGGCGACTTCCGACGCAAACAAGTGAGTGCTGCACCTCTCGTTGGTTAACCAATCTGTGTTGTACTTTGATGGGAGCTCGTAGATGAACACCTTCATATTCTTGAGTTTGCTTGCAATGTTGCTGGATTCTGACAGTGTACGAGGTACAACATGGGATTTAACTAAGTTATCGGTTGGTTCTGTTTTTTGGGCGGTGGCGTTGTTGTTATTGGTGATGAGAAAAGAGGTGAAGAagtagagggagagagagagccATAGAAGCCATTTGTAGTATGTGCAGAAGCAGTTTCTAtcttgttgttgctgttgataATGCTGATTGAGCTTGTTGTAGTTGTAGCCATGTTTGTGATGAAAGAGGTTCATCTTCACATACAAGCccctactactactactactcttTGGGGGTCTCTGGCTTTTGTGCTGTTGTTCCACCATTATTGAAGAGAACCaagaaataagataagagtAGAAGAGGTACAAACAATTTTATTATTGCTAGCACTTAgcaccaaaaataaaacagttggaagcatttattatttattagtacGTGTTTTCGATATCTGAATTCCGAGACTTCACTAATTATTGAAGAGGcattatttaactaataaaaaaacaagataggaaagaggaaagagaatgGATTTTAGAGGACGATGTTTGTTTTTTGAGAGAGTTGTGACTTGGGCCTTATGTATGTAgcgttctttatttcttttctacaaattaaattaatttaaatataatcatGTGATaagatatgatatgatatgcCAACATGCATGGTTTGGTTCCTGATCAGCATATCAATTAATTAAGCTCTTTTTTGGGTGCATTCATACACCCACAGCTAAGCACCCAACCCAAACTCTAGACTTCAAAACCATTCTAGTGATCATGCATTGCACCACATAAAGCTCTTTTAGTAACATCAACTAACAATAAGACTTAAATACACTACAACATACCATGTGAGAATGAAAATTAAGTTTGGAGTAAAcatgtgcaaaaaaaaaaacatttatcGATTAAATAACATTCTCGAATCCATCAAACTCTAACCGTTAGTCCGTTACTATAGTTTAGTATTGCTTAAGCAAAGTTGGATAAGATAGATGCTTAACTAATTATATAGTATCTTCGATTAGCAGCAATTAATGACCTCATCTTGGACCTGCATAAACAAACAGTTGGAAAGTTTGAAACCAGATCGGAATATTGAAGGAATAGAATAGAATATGAGTAGAATTCAGAATTAAAGGACGCAAAAACTGAAAAGTATAAGAAATAAAGAGGTTGTGGGCCGTAGCATTAGCATATTTGCAAAGCTCCAAAAATAATAAACCCTTTAGCAAATTAATTAGTGTTGATCTCTTATATATAATTAGCTTGTGTATGTCTCAAGCTAAGGTTAAGatagtaaatatatatatatatatatattagtagtatATGGTGACACCTAAAACCAAACGAGATATTTTATGTTAAGGTAACGCCATTGGAGGAATTGATAAGTTTAGGTAAAACTTTTGCCATATAAGCATTGATGCTTATTCGATTGAGCAAAAATGCGTCTTTACTACGTTGCCATCATTGCTTGCTACTAGTGCTGTTTTCGTTGTATCCTTTGTTGTCGCTGGACCTATCATTTGCCAAATGTTGATATGTGTGCTATAATATTAGCTACTATATTTTATAAGTATAACCGCCATAAAACAATTTCTCTATTGAATGGTGGATTATATTCATGAATAATTTTGTTGTAACAAAGAACTTAATTAACCCTTGCTGATTATGAAAATATGCATCGTATCGGCAAGAATAATATTAAGCTTTTATACTATACTTCAAAGTATATTATAATGAGATTGGGGTTGGATGAATTATGACAATACAACTAATAACTTTGAACATAGAATGTCCATGCATGCGCAATTTgacaatttataaatatttataaactaattatatatatagtccTTATCAAAAGTAGGAATAAATAATAAGAAGGGAAGGATTAAGGGGCATGGGAAGAGGAGTTTGAGCTGGAAAAAAGGGTCCCGAAGAATTGTTTATGGATTAATCGACCCCACTAACACTGCGATGTGAGCTGTGTGAGCACATGGAGAAGCTCAAAAAGATAGAATCTGGCAATGCAAAATTAAGAGTGTAAAAAGGGTCAATGAAAGTAGCCTTTGGATACGGGAACAAGAACATGTTCCGATGTGTGCATGTGAGAGACGCCAGAGCCAACAATGCAAACAACAAAAGCCTCTCATCCTCATGTGTTCCATTTTCAATGTGTGGGGACTCCACATAGAGTATATTTCCTACCCTATCATATGCTTCACTTGTGTGTACATGCATTTCACTGCTCACTATGCCCATTCAGGCccctttatattttatttcctaACATTATCACTTTATTCATAACCAAAAACACCACCAAGCTTGTACCATCAGTAGaagaataatattatcattcatATTTATGCTGCCCACCATACAAAGTGCTTCCTTGCCTATCCATCTTCAACAAgtataatatatgaaaaaatatatatgtctattttcttataaattttCAGAATTAAGgcaacatatatatagtatagagtaataatattattgcttacatttattatgtatttgtttGGTTgtcattattttgataaaaaaaattattttttttattttttagtgtgtttggcaaatttttagtaataaaagtaaaagtactagaaaataaaaaaaatatcttttttgaacagttgtaatttacatctttttttaaaaaaaaatcttttttctttaaaaaaatatttttcatataataaataaacaaaaaatacttttatattgttatacttatacccaaatataattgatagataaaaatatctttttgtaCGAGacatccaaacataaaattacttttatttttcataaaatcttttaaaaaaaataactcaaaaaagatcttttcttagaAACTCACCTAAACAAACCCTATATCTTACTAATTCTATAACCAAATATGTTATATATTACTCTCACTttatattgaaatcaaatttttttctctaaaatgaaagagctttctctctctctttctaatctttatttttctcattcttttACTCACTCTAtctcttttatatatcattattaatgactaattataaatttaacaattaaaatctataacatgacattttttaattataattaaaattaaattcaaattaaaattaaaatatagctatattatattactaatttaacaaCTAAAATTTATCACATGACactttcttattaaaattgagataaaattaataaattctcTTTTTCCATCCTCTTATCTACCTCTCTcccattttctatttttttcctaCCATTCCAACTCTATATATAACttataacttataatttataatttatattttgtattactAGTTTGACAAACCAATATGTCACGAGATATTCTTTCATaatgactaaaataaaattttttctccaaaattaacaaactcttcatctcattctttttctttatcttttttctctcattctctatcTATCTCTCTAAATTTTTGTTTNNNNNNNNNNNNNNNNNNNNNNNNNNNNNNNNNNNNNNNNNNNNNNNNNNNNNNNNNNNNNNNNNNNNNNNNNNNNNNNNNNNNNNNNNNNNNNNNNNNNNNNNNNNNNNATTTATACAACATATTTAACACCTAATCAAACGtaaacatatatacattaaatttttgtatgttttagataattaatattaaaataaattattagtaaaaaattaagatGGTCTAAGTATGGGATATCACAATAAAAAATACAgctcttttattcaaataatagtaaaaatactCGAACGAGCATAAGCTAAGCCAATGTAAAAGAGGATAGTCTCTTCTTGTAA
This window of the Arachis duranensis cultivar V14167 unplaced genomic scaffold, aradu.V14167.gnm2.J7QH unplaced_Scaffold_232527, whole genome shotgun sequence genome carries:
- the LOC107461891 gene encoding probable glucuronoxylan glucuronosyltransferase IRX7 isoform X2; this translates as MNLFHHKHGYNYNKLNQHYQQQQQDRNCFCTYYKWLLWLSLSLYFFTSFLITNNNNATAQKTEPTDNLVKSHVVPRTLSESSNIASKLKNMKVFIYELPSKYNTDWLTNERCSTHLFASEVAIHRALLTSDLRTFDPNQADFFFVPVYVSCNFSTVNGFPSISHARNLISSAVQLISTHHPFWNRSSGSDHVFVASHDFGACFHNLEDVAMQHGIPEIMKNSIVLQTFGVEYQHPCQQVENVVIPPYVSPESVRKTLAKNSPANGRRDIFAFFRGKMEIHPKNISGRFYSKRVRTVIWRKFSGDRRFYLKRHRFAGYQSEIARSVFCLCPLGWAPWSPRLVESVLLGCVPVIISDGIRLPFSSAVRWPDISVRVAERDVGKLGRILERVAATNLTAIQRNLWDPRTRRALMFNEEVQEGDATWHTLVSLSEKLGRSYGRSTVSGELESDT
- the LOC127744238 gene encoding xyloglucan endotransglucosylase/hydrolase protein 31-like, which gives rise to MPSLFSSSLLQMPPLLFSLILSLMLCGIIADESPPSPGYYPSSQVSSVAFDQAYRNLWGPQHQRLDQSGSLTIWLDSYSGSGFKSIRPYRSGYFGAAIKLQSGYTAGVITCLYLSNNQDYPGDHDEVDIEFLGTIPDKQYVLQTNVFMRGSGDKNNVIGREMRFHLWFDPTQDFHHYAILWTPTDIIFLVDDVPIRNYPRKNDATFPERAMYVYGSIWDASSWATENGKYKADYKYQPFIGRYKDFKLQGCTTQSSSSCQPPSPSPPGYNSLSPQQYNAMQWVQNNYLVYDYCRDPTRDHTLTPEC
- the LOC107461891 gene encoding probable glucuronoxylan glucuronosyltransferase IRX7 isoform X1, whose protein sequence is MVEQQHKSQRPPKSSSSSRGLYVKMNLFHHKHGYNYNKLNQHYQQQQQDRNCFCTYYKWLLWLSLSLYFFTSFLITNNNNATAQKTEPTDNLVKSHVVPRTLSESSNIASKLKNMKVFIYELPSKYNTDWLTNERCSTHLFASEVAIHRALLTSDLRTFDPNQADFFFVPVYVSCNFSTVNGFPSISHARNLISSAVQLISTHHPFWNRSSGSDHVFVASHDFGACFHNLEDVAMQHGIPEIMKNSIVLQTFGVEYQHPCQQVENVVIPPYVSPESVRKTLAKNSPANGRRDIFAFFRGKMEIHPKNISGRFYSKRVRTVIWRKFSGDRRFYLKRHRFAGYQSEIARSVFCLCPLGWAPWSPRLVESVLLGCVPVIISDGIRLPFSSAVRWPDISVRVAERDVGKLGRILERVAATNLTAIQRNLWDPRTRRALMFNEEVQEGDATWHTLVSLSEKLGRSYGRSTVSGELESDT